CCGTCACCCCCGAGCTGCTGGGCCAGATCCTCTGGTTCTTCACTCAGGCGGGCGCGTTCGTGTTCGGCAGCGGGCTCGCCATCGTGCCGTTCCTCTACGGCGGAGTCGTCCAGGAGCACGGATGGCTGAACGACAGACAGTTCCTGGATGCCGTGGCCGTCGCCATGCTGACCCCGGGTCCCGTCGTCATCACGGTGGCGTTCATCGGCTATCTCGTGGCCAATTTCCCGGGCGCCGTCGCGGCTGCCGTTGGAGTCTTTCTGCCCGTCTACCTTTTCGTCGTCATCCCGTTTCCGTGGTTCGACCGGTTCAGCGACAACCCCAAAGTGAAAGCATTCGTCGGTGGCGTCACCGCCGCTGCTTCGGGGGCGATCGCCGGCGCCTGCTTCGTCCTGGCGCGCCGCGCGATCGTGGACATTCCGACCCTCCTGATCGCCCTGATCGCGCTCGGTATCCTGTGGCGTCTCAAGCTGCCGGAGCCGATCCTGATCGTCGCCGGGGCGGCGGCGGGGCTGTTGATTTTCTGGGCCGCAGCGTGAGAATTCTCCCAGGAATGGAGCTCTCGCGCCGGGCGTTGCTTGTCGGTGGAACACTGGCTCTTCTGGCGCCACGTCGGCTGTACGCCCAGTCGGCCCTGGAACGCGAACACCGACCTCTGATCGAGGCCCCGAGCCTGTCGGAAGATCCCAGCGCCGTGCCGCTGCAGGTCTCGGTGAACCACCCGATGGAGCCCGACCACTTCATCAGGTCCATCGAGATCAGGCTGGACAACGACCCGGTCCCGTACAAGGGCAGGTTCGTCTTCACGCCCTCCAACGGAGCAGCGGCGATCGCATTCCACATGCGCTCGGGGGCAGGCGGTCTCTTGAAGGCCACCGCCGAGTGCTCCCGGCACGGGCGCTTCACCGCGACCAAGGAGATCCGGGTGGCGGAAGGCGGATGCGCCGGTCCCCCGGACACGACCCGTGACCGTCTGGGCAACCCGCGCATCCGGTTGCCGGAATCGATCAAGGCCGGCGTGGTCGTCCAGGTCCGCGCCAAGGTCGACCACAACTCGTACACCGGGCTGATTCTAAAAAACGGCACGTACGTCCGCGAGGCCCCAGAGTTTTATGTGAAGCAGATGCTGGTCTTTCTCGACGACCACAAGATCAGCGAGTTCCAGATGACTTCGGCGGTGAGCGCGAACCCCCTGATTCGCTTCTCGCTCAAGACGATGCGCAGCGGCACGCTACGCGTGGTCTTCGTCAACAACGAGGGACAGCGCTGGGAAGCCACCCAGCCGCTCAGGGTGACGTAGCCGCGCGGGCCTGTCAACCGGCCGGGAACTAGTGCCGTTCCAACTATTCGCGCCTAGTGCCGTTCCAACTATTCGCGCCTAGTGCCGTTCCAACTATTCGCGCCTAGTGCCGTTCCAACTATTCGCGCCTAGGAAGGCACCGTGTACGTCGTTCGTGGATAGATTTAGTATCAACAAGTTGGAACGGCACTAGGAAGGCACCGTGTACGTCGTTCGTGGACAGATTTAGTATCAACAAGTTGGAACGGCACTAGTCCAGCGGACCGATCGCCGCTTCGACCGCCTGGAGCACGCTCAGGTCCTCGACGAGGGCCAGGGCGGCGTCCAGGTCCGATTTCAGATAGCGGTCGTCGCCGAGCGGGGGGATGCGGCGGCGGACGGCGTCGCGCGCGGCCGCACTGCCCCGGCCGGGGCCGAGCGGCGCGCGGAAGTCGAGCGCCTGCGTGGCCAGCAGGAGCTCGATGGCGAGCACCTGGCGCGCGTGGCCCGCGGCGGTCCGCGCCTTCAGCGCCGAGCCCGCGGCCATGGCGTTGTAGTCCTCCTGCAGGCCGGAGGCGGGAATGGAGTCGACGCTGGCCGGCTGGGCCAGGCGCTTGCACTCCGAGACCAGCGCCGCGGCCACGTACTGGGCGATCATGTAGCCCGAGTGGACGCCCCCGTGCGGCGAGAGGAACGGAGGTAGCCCCTCGTTGGTGAGCGGATTCACCAGCCGGTCGATCCTCCGCTCGCTGATGCCCGCCAGCTGGGCGAGCCCGATCGCCAGCGTGTCCAGCGCCAGGCCGAGCGGCTCGCCGTGGAAGTTGCCGCCGCTCAGCACCAGCGCGTCCGCGGGGAAGACGAGCGGGTTGTCGGTGACGCTCCCCAGCTCCCGCTGGAGGATGGCCCGCGCGAAGCCGACCGCCTCGCGCGCCGCGCCGTGCACCTGCGGCATGCAGCGGAGGCTGTAGGCGTCCTGGACGCGCGTGCAGTCGCGGTGGGAGGCGATGATCGCGCTGTCCGCGGTGAGCCGGCGCAGGTTCCCCGCCGAGACGAGCTGGCCCGGGTGAGGGCGGAGCGCGTGGATCCGCGCGTCGAAGGCCGCGTTGGACCCCATCAGCGCCTCCAGCGACATCGCGCCCGCCACGTCGGCGAGCCGGGCCAGGCGCCCGGCGTCGAGCACGGTCAGCGCGCCGAGCCCGGCCATCATGTGGGTGCCGTTCAGGAGCGCCAGCCCCTCCTTGCTCTCGAGCCTGAGCGGCGCCAGCCTGGCCCCCGCCAGCGCCTCGCGCGCGGGCAGCCGCCGCCCATCCGCCCACGCCTCCCCTTCCCCGATGAGGCAGGCGGCCACGTGGGCGAGCGGCGCCAGGTCACCCGATGAGCCGAGCGAGCCGTGCTGGTAGACGACCGGATGCACACGGTGGTTCAGACATCCGATCACGGCTTCCACGACGCCGAGCCTCACGCCCGACCCGCCGCGCGCCAGCGACGCCGCCAGCAGCAGGAGCATCGCGCGGACGTCCTCTTCGGGCAGCGGCGCGCCGACCCCGGCCGCGTGGCTCAGGACGAGGTTGCGTTGCAGCTCGGCGCGCGCCTCGGGCGGGATCAGCGTGTCCTTGAGCTTGCCGACGCCGGTGGTGATGCCGTAGACGGGTGCCCCGTCGGCAGCGAGGCGGTCGACGAACTCCCGGCTCTCGGCGACGGCGCGGCGGGCCGGCGGGGACAGCTCGACCCGGGCGCCGCGGCGGGCGACGGCCTCGACGGCCTCGAGCGCCAGCGCGCTCCCGTCGAGGACGACGGCCGTCAGATCCGCCATCCCTTCGTCAGCTCGCCGACCCGCGCCAGCAGCTCGCCCACGTCGACCGTCGTCAGCCGCCCCGAGTCCACGACGCGGCGGCCGTGGACCCAGACGTCCGTGATCGCCTGAGGGGACATCGCGTACACCACGCTCTTCACCAGATCGGTGCGCGGGTGGAGCGAGGGATGGGCCAGGTCCACCGCCACCAGGTCGGCCAGGCAGCCGGGCGCGATCAGCCCCGCCGGGAGACCCAGCACCTCGGCGCCCGAGCGCGTGCCCAGCGCGAACGCCGTCCCGGCGCTCAGCGCGGCGCCGTCGAGCAGCCGCACGCGCTGGAGCAGCGACGCCATCCGCATCTCCTCGAAGACCGACAGCCGGTTGTTCGTGCAGCCGCCGTCGGTCCCCAGCCCGATCCTCACGCCCGCCCTCAGCATCTCGGGCAGCCGCGTGATCCCGTCGCCCAGGAACATGTTCGACGAGGGACAGTAGGCGAGCGCCGCGCCCCGGGCGCCCATCAGCGCGACCTCTTCGTCGTCGAGCCAGACGCAGTGCACGCCGATCATCCGGGGCCCCAGCACGCCGAGCCGGTCGAGATAGCGTATCGGCGTGACGCCGTGCTCTTGCACCGTCCGCTCGCCCTCGTACCGCCCCTCCGCCACGTGGATGTGAAAGGGGGTCTGCTCGGCCTCGGCCACCTCCCAGCCGGCGCGGATCATCGCCGGCGAGGCGCCGTGGGGGCTGTGGGGCGCGGGCTGGACCACGACGGTGGGGTCGTGACGGTGGCGGGCGATGAGCTCGCCGACGCGCCGGGCGGCGTCGGCGACCGTCTCCCGATACCGCTTGGGCGCGCCTTCCCAGTCGTACATGCCCCGGGCCAGCACCAACCTGATCCCGACCCGGCGCGCGGCGTCGATGACGGCCTCGGCGTTCGCGTTGCCGGAATCGTGCAGATAGAAGAAGTCGACGCACGTCGTGGCCCCGTGTCGGAGCATCTCGGCGAAGGCGAAGCCGGCGCCGAGCGCGATGCCGTCGCGGTCGAGCCGCTCCGAGAAGGGGTAGAGCACCCGGTCGCGCCAGCCCATGAAGTCCAGGTCGTCGCCGAGGCCGCGCAGGAGCGACTGGAAGGTGTGGCAGTGGGCGTTGACGGAGCCCGGCAGCAGGGCCTTGCCCGGAAGCGCGACATCGCCCGGCCGCGGTCCACCGGACGGCTGAACGGCCGCGATCTGCCCGTCGGTGATCGCGACGGCGCGCCCCGGCTCCCAGCCCGTCTCCGTGAGCACGAGCTCGGGGACGAGCCTCACGGGTAGACGAGCACCCCGCGCTTGATCACGCGGCTCACGTGGTTGACGCCATAGGAGTAGGAGAGGTAGCGCCAGTTGGGAACGTCGCAGAGCAGCAGATCGCACTGCTTGCCCGGCGTGAGCGAGCCCACCTCGCTCTCGAGCCCCATGGCCCAGGCGCCGTGCAACGTCACCCCCAGCAGGGCCTCCTCCGGACTCATCTTCATCTGGCTCACGGCCATGGTCATCACGAGCTGGAGGTTCAGACCCATGCAGGTGCCGGGGTTGAAGTCGGAGGCCAGAGCCATCCGGACCCCCGATTCCAGGAAACGGCGGGCCGGCGCGTAGGGCAGTCCCAGGAAGAAGGCGGTGCCCGGCAGCAGGGTGGCCGTCACGCCCGCTTCCTTCATCTTCGCCACGCCCTCCACCCGCGCCCTCAGGAGATGATCCGCGGAGAGCGCGCGCACCTCGGCCGCCAGCTCGGCCCCGCCCAGCGTGACGAACTCGTCGGCGTGGAACTTCGCGCGCAGGCCCCAGCGCGCGCCGGATTCCAAGATGCGCCGGGCCTGATCGACGGAGAAGACGCCCTCCTCGCAGAAGACGTCGATGTAGCGGGCCAGCTTTCGCTCGGCCACCGCCGGCAGCATCTCGTCGATGACGAGGTCCACGTAGGCGTCGGAGCGTCCCCGGTAGGCCGGCGGGACCTCATGAGCGCCGCAGAAGGTCGGATGGATCTCCACCGGCTGCAGCTCCTCCAGGCGGCGCGCGCACTCCAGCATCTTGATCTCGTCCGCGGTGGCCAGGCCGTAGCCGGACTTGATCTCCATCGTCGTCGTGCCGTGCGCCAGCGCCGCTCGCAGCCGTGGCATGGCCAGGTTGATCAGCTCGTCGAGGCTGGCGGCCCGCGTCGCCACCACCGTGGAGAGAATCCCGCCCCCGGCGGCGGCGATCTCCTGGTAGGAGGCGCCGCGCGCCCGCAGCGCGTACTCCTGCTCGCGGGAGCCGGCGAAGATCAGGTGGGTGTGCGAATCGACGAAGCCGGGCAGCGCCACCGCGCCGCGGGCGTCGATCCGGTCCATGCGCGGCCGGGCCGGACCCGCGGCCACGTGGACGTCCAGGTCGGCCTCGCGACCGACCCAGACGATCCGGCCGTCGAAGGCGGCGACGGCGGCGCCCTCGACGACGCCCAGGGGGCCCTCGCCCAGCGAGGGCTCGCCCGTCACCAGCTGCCCGATGTTCCCGATGACCAGATCGGCGGTGACCACTCACGCCCTACTCGGCCAGCCACACCGTATCGAGCTGGTTGTTGAGGAAGTGGCTGGGCGTGATCGTCCAGCCCCGGACCCGCGCGTTGTGGGGGACGATCCGGTGCCACTGGAACGTGTAGACGTAATGGACTTCGTCGTCGAGCAGCCGCTTCTCGAACTCCCGAATCAGCCGGCGGCGCTCCTCCCGGTCCGTCGCGCGGCTCTGCCGCTGGTAGAGCTCGTCGAGCGTGTGGTCGGTGTACCGGCTGTAGTTGACGGGGC
This genomic stretch from Candidatus Methylomirabilota bacterium harbors:
- a CDS encoding thiosulfate oxidation carrier protein SoxY; this translates as MELSRRALLVGGTLALLAPRRLYAQSALEREHRPLIEAPSLSEDPSAVPLQVSVNHPMEPDHFIRSIEIRLDNDPVPYKGRFVFTPSNGAAAIAFHMRSGAGGLLKATAECSRHGRFTATKEIRVAEGGCAGPPDTTRDRLGNPRIRLPESIKAGVVVQVRAKVDHNSYTGLILKNGTYVREAPEFYVKQMLVFLDDHKISEFQMTSAVSANPLIRFSLKTMRSGTLRVVFVNNEGQRWEATQPLRVT
- the hutH gene encoding histidine ammonia-lyase → MADLTAVVLDGSALALEAVEAVARRGARVELSPPARRAVAESREFVDRLAADGAPVYGITTGVGKLKDTLIPPEARAELQRNLVLSHAAGVGAPLPEEDVRAMLLLLAASLARGGSGVRLGVVEAVIGCLNHRVHPVVYQHGSLGSSGDLAPLAHVAACLIGEGEAWADGRRLPAREALAGARLAPLRLESKEGLALLNGTHMMAGLGALTVLDAGRLARLADVAGAMSLEALMGSNAAFDARIHALRPHPGQLVSAGNLRRLTADSAIIASHRDCTRVQDAYSLRCMPQVHGAAREAVGFARAILQRELGSVTDNPLVFPADALVLSGGNFHGEPLGLALDTLAIGLAQLAGISERRIDRLVNPLTNEGLPPFLSPHGGVHSGYMIAQYVAAALVSECKRLAQPASVDSIPASGLQEDYNAMAAGSALKARTAAGHARQVLAIELLLATQALDFRAPLGPGRGSAAARDAVRRRIPPLGDDRYLKSDLDAALALVEDLSVLQAVEAAIGPLD
- a CDS encoding amidohydrolase; its protein translation is MRLVPELVLTETGWEPGRAVAITDGQIAAVQPSGGPRPGDVALPGKALLPGSVNAHCHTFQSLLRGLGDDLDFMGWRDRVLYPFSERLDRDGIALGAGFAFAEMLRHGATTCVDFFYLHDSGNANAEAVIDAARRVGIRLVLARGMYDWEGAPKRYRETVADAARRVGELIARHRHDPTVVVQPAPHSPHGASPAMIRAGWEVAEAEQTPFHIHVAEGRYEGERTVQEHGVTPIRYLDRLGVLGPRMIGVHCVWLDDEEVALMGARGAALAYCPSSNMFLGDGITRLPEMLRAGVRIGLGTDGGCTNNRLSVFEEMRMASLLQRVRLLDGAALSAGTAFALGTRSGAEVLGLPAGLIAPGCLADLVAVDLAHPSLHPRTDLVKSVVYAMSPQAITDVWVHGRRVVDSGRLTTVDVGELLARVGELTKGWRI
- the hutI gene encoding imidazolonepropionase, producing MVTADLVIGNIGQLVTGEPSLGEGPLGVVEGAAVAAFDGRIVWVGREADLDVHVAAGPARPRMDRIDARGAVALPGFVDSHTHLIFAGSREQEYALRARGASYQEIAAAGGGILSTVVATRAASLDELINLAMPRLRAALAHGTTTMEIKSGYGLATADEIKMLECARRLEELQPVEIHPTFCGAHEVPPAYRGRSDAYVDLVIDEMLPAVAERKLARYIDVFCEEGVFSVDQARRILESGARWGLRAKFHADEFVTLGGAELAAEVRALSADHLLRARVEGVAKMKEAGVTATLLPGTAFFLGLPYAPARRFLESGVRMALASDFNPGTCMGLNLQLVMTMAVSQMKMSPEEALLGVTLHGAWAMGLESEVGSLTPGKQCDLLLCDVPNWRYLSYSYGVNHVSRVIKRGVLVYP